A stretch of Anaerolineae bacterium DNA encodes these proteins:
- a CDS encoding CoA-binding protein — protein MAARIEDFISRRRWAVVGVSQDPAKYGHKVFSVLLESGYWVQGVNPKGGEVLGQTIYPTLADLPEKPDVVNVVVPPSITEQIVRQCAELGLTRVWMQPGAESEEAIRFCLENGIQVVWDACAMVHRRRSWD, from the coding sequence ATGGCGGCTCGGATAGAGGATTTCATCTCCCGCCGCCGCTGGGCGGTGGTGGGCGTCAGCCAGGACCCGGCGAAATACGGACACAAGGTCTTCTCTGTGCTTCTCGAATCGGGCTACTGGGTCCAGGGCGTGAACCCCAAAGGCGGCGAGGTACTGGGCCAGACCATCTACCCCACCCTGGCCGACCTGCCGGAGAAGCCGGACGTGGTGAACGTGGTCGTCCCTCCCTCGATCACTGAGCAGATCGTGCGCCAGTGCGCCGAGCTGGGCCTGACCCGGGTTTGGATGCAGCCAGGGGCCGAATCGGAGGAGGCCATCCGCTTCTGCCTGGAGAACGGTATTCAGGTGGTCTGGGATGCCTGTGCCATGGTGCACCGGCGCCGCTCCTGGGACTGA
- a CDS encoding AAA family ATPase has translation MSYTIAVSGKGGTGKTAVAALLIDTLLRSTEATLLAVDADPASNLHLALGMPLHRTVGDIREEALGLTRSGSFPVGMSKQDYLEYQIEDLLVEGERVDLLAMGRPEGQGCYCAANNMLRAILDRMARSYDYVVIDTEAGMEHLSRHTTRDADYLLLVSDPIVRGIASAGVMARMVPQLEISVGRIGFALNRVPGGELANLPDEVREAIEREGLELVAVLPADPLVGQFDAVGRPLAQLPQDSPFRLAVEALVRREFVPSPP, from the coding sequence ATGTCTTACACGATTGCGGTTAGCGGCAAAGGAGGCACCGGCAAGACTGCGGTGGCGGCTCTCTTGATTGACACTCTGCTGCGGTCCACCGAGGCGACCTTGTTGGCGGTGGACGCTGACCCGGCCAGCAACCTCCATCTGGCACTGGGCATGCCCTTGCACCGGACGGTGGGCGACATACGGGAGGAGGCCCTCGGCCTGACGCGAAGTGGATCCTTCCCGGTGGGTATGAGCAAGCAAGACTATCTGGAGTACCAGATAGAGGACCTGCTGGTGGAGGGCGAGCGGGTGGACCTACTGGCCATGGGTCGCCCAGAAGGCCAGGGATGCTACTGCGCCGCCAACAACATGCTCCGGGCCATCCTGGATCGGATGGCGCGGTCGTACGACTACGTGGTGATAGACACCGAGGCGGGCATGGAGCACCTGAGTCGCCACACTACCCGGGATGCCGATTACCTGCTGTTGGTGTCCGATCCCATAGTACGGGGGATAGCCTCGGCTGGGGTGATGGCCCGTATGGTGCCCCAGCTGGAGATCTCGGTCGGCCGGATCGGGTTTGCCCTCAACCGGGTGCCGGGTGGAGAGTTGGCCAACTTGCCTGATGAGGTGCGGGAGGCGATCGAACGGGAGGGATTGGAGCTGGTGGCCGTGTTGCCAGCGGACCCGCTGGTGGGTCAATTCGATGCCGTCGGTCGACCGCTGGCGCAGCTTCCGCAGGACTCCCCTTTCCGACTGGCGGTCGAAGCGCTGGTGCGCCGGGAGTTCGTGCCCTCGCCGCCATGA
- a CDS encoding ABC transporter ATP-binding protein — MALTIGAMVALVGLDLVGPLVIRRLISVVGDPAMGARAVGGVARLALLYLGVSALRGVFEFVSSYMGHVAGWGVVADTRRLTYQHVQRLSLRFYEDQKTGELMSRVVNDTNLFEAIIAHAVPNTLVNVLTLIGISAILTVLNWRLMLLTLVPVPLVVVAMRAFAKYVRPAFRDRQKELAELNASINDNLSGIREIKAFSREESEAARVGRHIDRYRDSLLRALRLMATFNPFVQFSSQIGYIIVIYFGGRLAFQNVLPVADLITFFLYLERFYQPVRMLAGSWEQVQEALAGADRVAELLQQEPEVSERPGAVALARRAEGHIQFHNVSFRYDKGEMVLRHVDLDIPAGTVVALVGPTGVGKTTLASLIPRFYDVTEGSITLDGHDLRDLTLKSLREQISMVLQDVFLFHGTVRENILFGRPNATDAEVIEAAKVANAHDFIVNDLSDGYDTIIGERGVKLSGGQKQRISIARAVLKDAPILILDEATSSVDTETELLIQQALDRLTEGRTTLIIAHRLSTIRNADQIVVLAEDGIAEMGTHAELMARDGLYRHLCEIQTRVAQGDLAAARSQRRTA, encoded by the coding sequence ATGGCGCTCACTATAGGGGCCATGGTGGCGCTTGTCGGACTGGACCTGGTGGGTCCGCTGGTGATTCGCCGGCTCATCTCCGTGGTGGGGGACCCGGCCATGGGGGCACGGGCCGTGGGCGGGGTGGCGCGCCTGGCCTTGCTCTACCTCGGCGTCTCGGCCCTTCGGGGGGTCTTCGAGTTCGTGAGCAGCTACATGGGGCACGTGGCCGGCTGGGGCGTGGTGGCGGACACCCGCCGGCTCACGTACCAGCACGTGCAGCGGCTGTCCCTTCGCTTCTACGAGGACCAGAAGACGGGCGAGCTGATGTCTCGGGTGGTCAACGATACAAACCTGTTCGAAGCCATCATCGCCCATGCTGTTCCCAACACGCTGGTCAACGTGCTCACCTTGATCGGGATCAGCGCCATACTGACGGTGCTGAACTGGAGGTTGATGCTGCTGACGTTGGTACCGGTACCTCTTGTTGTCGTGGCCATGCGCGCCTTCGCCAAATACGTGCGTCCTGCCTTCCGCGATCGGCAGAAGGAATTGGCCGAGCTCAATGCCTCCATCAACGACAACCTGTCGGGCATCCGGGAGATCAAGGCCTTCAGCCGCGAGGAGTCGGAGGCGGCGCGGGTAGGGCGGCACATAGATCGCTACCGGGATTCGTTGCTCCGGGCACTCCGGCTTATGGCGACGTTCAATCCCTTCGTTCAGTTCTCGTCCCAGATTGGCTACATCATCGTGATCTACTTCGGCGGTCGCCTGGCCTTTCAGAACGTACTGCCGGTGGCCGACCTGATCACCTTCTTCCTCTACCTGGAGCGGTTCTACCAGCCGGTCCGGATGTTGGCGGGAAGCTGGGAGCAGGTGCAGGAAGCTCTGGCGGGGGCCGATAGGGTAGCGGAGCTACTGCAGCAGGAGCCCGAGGTGAGCGAGCGGCCGGGAGCGGTGGCTCTCGCTCGTCGGGCCGAGGGGCACATCCAATTCCACAACGTCAGCTTCCGGTATGACAAGGGCGAGATGGTACTGCGTCACGTAGACCTCGATATCCCTGCCGGGACGGTAGTGGCCCTGGTGGGGCCAACGGGCGTAGGCAAGACCACACTCGCGAGTCTCATCCCGCGCTTCTACGACGTGACGGAAGGGTCCATCACTCTTGACGGGCACGATCTGCGGGACCTAACGCTCAAGAGCCTGCGCGAGCAGATCAGCATGGTGCTCCAGGACGTGTTCTTGTTCCACGGCACGGTGAGGGAGAATATCCTCTTTGGCCGCCCCAACGCTACCGACGCCGAGGTGATCGAGGCGGCCAAGGTGGCCAACGCTCACGACTTCATCGTCAACGACCTGTCGGATGGCTACGACACCATCATCGGCGAACGCGGGGTGAAGCTGTCAGGCGGACAGAAGCAACGCATCTCCATCGCTCGGGCAGTGCTCAAGGATGCACCCATCCTGATCCTGGACGAAGCTACCTCGAGCGTGGACACCGAGACCGAGTTGCTCATCCAGCAGGCCCTGGATCGCCTTACCGAAGGCCGGACTACGCTGATCATCGCCCATCGGCTCTCCACTATCCGCAATGCGGATCAGATCGTGGTTCTGGCTGAGGACGGCATCGCGGAGATGGGCACACACGCGGAGCTGATGGCCCGGGACGGCCTCTACCGACACCTGTGCGAGATTCAGACGCGCGTGGCCCAGGGCGACCTCGCTGCAGCCAGGAGTCAGCGCCGCACGGCATAG